In Etheostoma spectabile isolate EspeVRDwgs_2016 chromosome 20, UIUC_Espe_1.0, whole genome shotgun sequence, the following are encoded in one genomic region:
- the tacc3 gene encoding transforming acidic coiled-coil-containing protein 3 isoform X1 has protein sequence MSSVDENDENCGVYPGGKPNSSINDIFALDQPTGRPSILRQTENLPSKTVPKETKVCFQTPRRDPLTKRIVSPTKSVKMESLDECTKAMESLNLDKIKLLPQDANEHPDEPKQEVSSYPDDDMPIQSKGGYQLDFDNLDAINPFLGSIKMVPSPARPAVESPPTASQQTENILEKPNEISSALDETLPFTPSVDNSLVDVSSTESSVVTVAKVLAVEEQDSNTATPDEKQPAKMSPNIDQVTLSGSFVEDATEQPDEPKQEVLSYPDDDMPIQSKGGYHLDFDNLSAVNPFQTGGSKIQNSPVLGRKVADVNPPVEETQIKENRSTNDDIPEVLQEAPVQPEKKPIAAVAPISANAVKPSAADSLSQPADAPVQEGPVKLEFNFDDCTEVKQKPPPKKLGKRPPGLKPKERNPQCDVKPPKSEVKPDVSGVADVLAPKGSYSLDFDKLDDPNFNPFGTKASMNNSPTCSKKSGPVLMETLIPEEPDTPAVKEAVTSACAGESFLAAGPDPAANAEDKSASDHDMGIQFEAEWPVGSLPELSELSQPEQKSQTTLLEFNDEFVPGTMFMANDFDGQMDYLEQFGSSRFKESALRKQSLYLKFDPLLRESPKKAAGPVAQTVAPLADFVSRYXXPQMAEKTAHGQQNNDFKLFDDATASAPPVLANLVPPFLQPANTEGSIIEVLKYSQKDLDAAIARVQAEAKEIEEQWSAKYKKIFDDGQEMRKIIAEFELMIAKMMADQEKEREVAQAKLMEALLEKEQVSSDLNTMERSFSDLFKRLEKYKDVVEGYKKNEETLKAYAQDYLARIKKEEQRYQTLKAHAEEKISHANEEIAEVRSKNKAETSALQAQLRREQLKVQSLEKSLDQKEKEAEELTKLCDELITKVQKG, from the exons GTCTGTCAAGATGGAAAGTTTGGACGAGTGTACAAAAGCAATGGAGTCCTTAAATTTGGATAAAATTAA GCTATTACCACAAGACGCCAATGAGCATCCTGATGAGCCAAAACAAG AAGTGTCATCTTACCCTGATGATGACATGCCAATACAAAGCAAAGGAGGCTACCAGTTGGATTTTGACAACCTTGATGCTATCAATCCATTTTTGGGGTCTATTAAGATGGTCCCTTCTCCTGCCAGGCCTGCTGTGGAAAGCCCTCCTACAGCGTCTCAACAAACCGAGAATATCTTGGAGAAGCCCAACGAAATATCATCTGCACTAGATGAGACGCTTCCATTCACCCCATCTGTGGACAACTCACTGGTTGACGTGTCCTCCACAGAGAGCAGTGTGGTCACAGTTGCAAAGGTCCTAGCGGTCGAGGAACAAGATTCCAACACTGCCACACCTGATGAAAAGCAACCTGctaaaatgtctccaaatattGATCAAGTAACGCTGTCAGGCAGTTTTGTGGAAGATGCCACTGAGCAGCCTGATGAGCCAAAACAAG aagTGTTATCTTACCCTGATGATGACATGCCAATACAAAGCAAAGGCGGCTATCATTTGGATTTTGACAACCTTAGTGCAGTCAATCCTTTCCAAACTGGTGGCTCTAAAATTCAGAATTCCCCTGTCCTTGGGAGAAAGGTGGCAGATGTTAACCCACCTGTTGAGGAGACACAAATAAAGGAAAATAGATCCACAAATGATGACATACCTGAGGTGCTTCAAGAGGCACCTGTTCAGCCTGAGAAGAAACCCATAGCTGCAGTGGCCCCAATCTCTGCTAATGCTGTCAAACCGTCTGCTGCTGACTCCTTGTCCCAGCCAGCTGATGCCCCAGTCCAGGAAGGACCAGTCAAACTTGAGTTCAATTTCGATGATTGCACCGAGGTCAAACAGAAACCGCCACCCAAAAAATTGGGCAAAAGGCCACCTGGTCTAAAACCTAAAGAGCGGAATCCACAATGTGACGTCAAACCACCAAAAAGTGAAGTGAAGCCTGATGTCAGTGGTGTCGCTGACGTTCTTGCTCCCAAAGGTTCTTACTCGTTAGACTTTGATAAGTTGGATGACCCAAACTTCAATCCATTTGGAACAAAAGCAAGCATGAACAACTCTCCAACGTGTAGTAAGAAATCAGGCCCTGTGCTCATGGAAACTTTGATTCCAGAAGAACCGGACACGCCCGCGGTGAAGGAGGCTGTAACATCAGCATG tgctGGAGAGAGTTTCCTAGCTGCAGGACCTGACCCTGCAGCC AATGCGGAAGACAAGTCTGCTTCTGACCATGACATGGGAATTCAATTTGAAGCTGAATGGCCTGTGGGGAGTCTTCCTGAGCTTTCTGAATTGTCTCAACCTGAGCAGAAGTCCCAGACCACTCTGTTAGAATTCAATGACGAGTTTGTCCCTGGAACTATGT TCATGGCCAATGACTTTGATGGACAAATGGATTACCTTGAACAGTTTGGGTCCAGCCGT TTCAAGGAATCTGCATTAAGGAAACAATCCTTGTACCTTAAATTTGACCCCCTCCTGAGAGAGAGCCCCAAAAAGGCTGCAGGCCCGGTCGCTCAGACCGTCGCTCCCCTCGCTGACTTTGTTTCGCGGTATGA NNATCCACAGATGGCAGAAAAGACTGCACATGGACAACAGAATAATGATTTTAAACTGTTTGATGATGCTACAGCCTCA GCTCCTCCAGTCCTTGCGAACCTTGTCCCCCCTTTCCTCCAACCAGCAAACACCGAGGGCTCCATTATAGAAGTGCTGAAGTACAGTCAGAAAGACCTGGATGCAGCCATTGCCAGGGTCCAGGCAGAA GCAAAGGAAATAGAAGAGCAATGGAGCGCAAAGTATAAAAAGATTTTTGACGATGGTCAAGAAATGAG GAAAATAATTGCAGAATTTGAGCTCATGATTGCCAAAATGATGG CTGATcaagagaaggagagggaggtgGCTCAGGCGAAACTCATGGAGGCCCTGCTGGAGAAGGAGCAAGTGTCCAGTGACCTGAACACCATGGAGAGATCTTTCTCTGACCTTTTCAAGAGATTGGAGAAGTACAAGGATGTTGTTGAAGGCTACAAAAAG AATGAAGAGACTCTGAAAGCCTATGCCCAGGACTATCTGGCAAGGATCAAAAAGGAGGAGCAGCGCTACCAGACCCTTAAAGCCCATGCCGAGGAGAAAATTTCCCA TGCAAATGAAGAGATTGCTGAGGTGCGGTCCAAGAACAAGGCTGAGACATCTGCACTCCAAGCCCAGCTGCGGCGGGAGCAGCTGAAGGTGCAGTCACTGGAGAAGAGCCTGGACCAGAAG gaGAAGGAGGCAGAAGAGCTCACCAAACTTTGTGATGAACTTATTACAAAAGTCCA